AGCATTAGGTCCATTAGAGGAGCAAGCAGGTGTTGAAACATTATATACGTATCCAATGGATGGGACAGAGTCTAAAGGAGATTTTATGGGATTGGTAGCTCCTTTAAGCATATGGAGCTCAGTTTTTGAACCGAAAAAAGCAGAAATAGTAGGTAGAATACAAGACGGAATCTCAGAAGGTCATGCTTTTATCACTGAACGCAAGCGTGGTAAAGGGAAAATAGTGATGCTTGGTTCATTACCAATTGGTGATGAAGGAGATATTTTACTGAAGAAATGTTTAACTCATTATGCGGAAGAAGCTAGTGTTTTAGTGAAAACAGATGTTTCAGAAGGAACAATTGTCGCACCAAGAGCGGGGAAAATGGATGAAGTCATTTGGGTAATTGTTAATATGGATGGCAAGGGAGGAGCTGTTACCCTTCCAACCGCTGGAAAAGATGCAATAACAGGAAGAATAGTTTCTAAGGGGAAATGCGTCATAGGTCCATATGAACACAAAGTGATTCAATTTTAACAACAAATATATGCAAAGGGGATAAGGGAAATATGACAAATCTACATTCACTTAAAATTGCTTATATCGGTGGAGGTTCAAAGAGCTGGGCACGAAGTTTGATGAATGATCTAGCATTAGAAAGTAGAATATCAGGCACTGTGAGTCTTTATGATCTAAATTATGATGCAGCTGTTCAAAACGCAAAAATAGGAAATCAAATTTCACAGCTTGAAGAAGCAAAGAGTAATTGGAAATATGAAGCTGTTTCGACCATGGAAGAAGCACTGTCTGAAAGTGATTTTGTTATTATATCAATTTTACCTGGTTCTTTTGAGGAGATGGCATCTGATGTTCATACCCCTGAAAAATATGGTGTTTATCAATCTGTTGGCGATACAGTCGGACCTGGTGGATTCGTCAGGGCACTTCGAACAATACCAATGTACGTTGAAATAGCAAATTCTATTAAGCAACATGCGAAAGATGCATGGGTAATTAATTATACGAACCCAATGTCACTTTGTACTCGTACACTTTACGAGGTGTTTCCTGAAATTAAAGCATTTGGTTGCTGTCATGAAGTATTTGAAACCCAAAATCTTTTAGCGGAGGTAGTAAAAGAATTTTTAAACGAAGAGGTAGCGCAGCGTTCAGACATTAAAGTAAATGTTCTTGGAATCAATCATTTTACATGGGTGAATCAAGCAAGCTATCAAAATATTGACTTAATACCATATTATCAGCAGTTTGCAGAAAAGTATGCTGAAACGGGCTTTGAAAAAGAAGAAGGAAGCTGGAAGAACAGTGTTTTTTCATCATGCCAGAGAGTGAAATTTGATTTGTTTAAAAAATATGGGGTTATAGCAGCTGCTGGTGATCGTCATTTAGCTGAATTTATGCCACCTATTTATTTAAAAGATCCAGAAACAGTTTCTTCCTGGAAGTTTCATCTAACATCCGTTGATTTTCGTAAGGAGAATTTAATAAAGAGAATCAGTGAGAATGAGGAGTTAGCTGAAGGGAATCAGAAGTTTGAGATATATTCTTCAGGAGAAGAAGGGGTTAAGATTATTTTAGCATTGTTAGGAGTAGAAGAAGTTGTCACGAACGTAAATTATCCTAATAAAGGCCAAATTGAAGGGTTACCTATAGGGGCGATTGTAGAAACAAATGCATTATTCCGCAATAACACAGTTCAACCTGTGTTTGCAGGGAAGCTTCCGCTAGATATTCACAATATGGTTCACCGTCATGTGTTAAATCAAGAGTCTACTTTGCAGGCTGCTTTGACAAAAGATAAACAGCTGGCATTGAATACATTTGTGAACGAGCCGTTGCTAACAGTTAGTCGCGAAGAAGCGGAGGAACTGTTTGATGAGATGCTAAAAAACACGAAGGATTATTTACCAGGGTGGGCTATTTAAAGTGGAACAGTCTATGATTGAAGGTACATCCTTTTTATTCAGTAAAGAAACTTGTTTTGAATATGATGGTCCAAAACTCGAAAGTATTGAGTGTTTTTTAAATGTGTTGACTCGAGATAAAAACAAAGTATTTCGAGCAGAAACTGGTGAGGAACAAACGACCATTTTATTCAAACTCAATGAAAAGAATCATGACAACCTAAACGAAGAGCAGTTCTCTATTCAGTTTTCTGATGACTTGACACAAATGAGCGTCATTTCTGCAGATGAATTAGGAATAATCTATGCTATCCTTCATATAAGTGAAGCATATCTTGGTGTTGATAAGTTTTGGTTTTGGAATGATTGTGAACCTTCACCAAAAGCAAACGTTAAGATAAGAGCTGTTCCGTATTTATCAGAAGTGGCAAAGGTTAGATTCAGGGGCTGGTTTATCAATGATGAAGTCCTTATTTCAACGTGGAAATATCAACAATCCAACACGTACGTATGGGAAATGGCTTTTGAGGCATTGATAAGATGCAAAGGAAATATGGTCATTCCCGGAACTGACATTCAAAATCCTCTCTATAAAGATATTGCCAGGAAGATGGGGCTTTGGATCACACATCACCATGCAGAGCCCCTAGGAGCTCATATGTTTTCTAGGGTATATCCTGATAAAAATCCTTCTTATAGTGAGAATGGTGATTTATTTAAGGAATTATGGAAGGATGCAATTATCCAGCAGCAAAATGATAAGGTCATCTGGAATATCGGCTTTAGAGGGCAGGGTGATCGTCCTTTCTGGGCTGATGATCCTACGTTTGATACAGACGAGAAGCGAGGAGCACTCATTTCTAAGATTATGAGCGATCAATACGAATTGATTGCTCAATATCAAAAGGATCCAATTTGCTGTGTGAATTTATACGGTGAGATAACAGAATTATACAAAAAAGGATTGCTAGAATTACCGCCGGGAGTGATAAAAATATGGGCTGACAGCGGATATGGGAAAATGGTGTCTAGAAGACAAGGAAATCATAATCCTAGAATCCCTTCTATTCCCGAACAGAATGATCTAGGTCCTCATGGCATTTACTATCATGTAACCTTTTATGATCTGCAAGCTTCAAACCATTTAACGATGCTACCTAACACTACAGCTTTTGTTAATAGTGAGTTAGGTGAGGTATTTGATTCTCAGATGTGTGAATTTTTAATTGTGAACTGTGGGAATATTAGACCTCATATCTATTTTCTCGATTTCGTTAGCCGCATGTGGAATAAAGGTAGAGTGGATAGTGGTGCATTTTTAGACGAATTTGCTACTAGATATTATCCTGCCTATAGTGATGAAATGAGTCGGAATATAAATGACTATTTCGATGCTATTATTCAGTACGGACTTGCTGATGATGAACGGGCTGGGGAGCAATTTTATCATTTTACAATTCGTAACCTTGCTCATCAATGGATTATTTCTCACGGAAAACAGAGTGGTAAAAATTTATGGTGGGCCACAGGAGAAATTGATATAAAAGAGCAATTTGAATGGTTTAAGCAAAAGGTAGAGTCAAAACTTTCTGAGTGGGACACGTTAACTAAAAATGTTAACCAACTAGTAAAAGAGGCAGATTGTATAGTACAAAAAAGAATCAATGATCAGTTCCTTATTCAAGTGCTTATTCATAAAAATGGCTGCTTTGCACTCTACTATTTTTCTAGAGCATTTGAAATGTTTCAAGAAAAAGAGTATCGAGAGGCTTATTTACTTCTTCATCAGGCGATAGAAGAAATAAAAGAAACAATGAACATCATGCAAGAGCCCATGAATGAGAAGTGGGTTGGATTTTACGATAATGATTGTTTAACAAATGTGATGTTAACTTTATATACGTTAGAAACAGTTCAAAGAAATATAAGGATGTATGGCGATGGACCATCATTTTACAACTGGGAAAAGGAATATCTAACAAATCCTGAGGAAAAAAAGGTTATGCTCCTAACGAATAAGACAAAGCAATTAATGGATGAAGTATTAGGTAGTAAGCTGTTAGAAAGATCATAATTGATCGAAATTAGGCGCTTCACCTCTTTTGAGAGTGAGCGTCTTTTTTGTTTTTGTAAGAGAACAAAATCTGACAAACTTCGGAAAGTGGCAGGCACCTAGTACATATTTACCTCTTATAAAAAATACTAGGTACATACGAATCACTTATAAAAAAATCATAGTTTTTTATCGTTATCATCACTGTTTTTTATACGTTTAACCCTGTTATTTACATGTTTTCTCTATAGTATTTGCATTACACTGTAAGAGATTTAACGATTAGTAAGTCCAATAATGTAAGGGGTTACATTATTGGACTCACTTCTAATGAGGAGGTGTGAAGGTAAGGTAGGTTTTGTCGAATTGGTTAGTTGATTTCGTGTAACAACTATCGTTAAAAATTGAGTGAGAGTTATTCGCAGAGCAAAAGTTTTGTTGTAATGATATCAAATAATAAACCTGATTAACATCCTATTATATTCATACTTAACTCATTCGTAATCATCTTGCCTCAATTACAACACACTTATTCTATTAATTATCGAAAGGTGATGGAAAAATGAGGAAACGTTCTATTACAAATAAACTATTAACGTTATCACTGGCA
This genomic stretch from Metabacillus sp. B2-18 harbors:
- a CDS encoding family 4 glycosyl hydrolase; the encoded protein is MTNLHSLKIAYIGGGSKSWARSLMNDLALESRISGTVSLYDLNYDAAVQNAKIGNQISQLEEAKSNWKYEAVSTMEEALSESDFVIISILPGSFEEMASDVHTPEKYGVYQSVGDTVGPGGFVRALRTIPMYVEIANSIKQHAKDAWVINYTNPMSLCTRTLYEVFPEIKAFGCCHEVFETQNLLAEVVKEFLNEEVAQRSDIKVNVLGINHFTWVNQASYQNIDLIPYYQQFAEKYAETGFEKEEGSWKNSVFSSCQRVKFDLFKKYGVIAAAGDRHLAEFMPPIYLKDPETVSSWKFHLTSVDFRKENLIKRISENEELAEGNQKFEIYSSGEEGVKIILALLGVEEVVTNVNYPNKGQIEGLPIGAIVETNALFRNNTVQPVFAGKLPLDIHNMVHRHVLNQESTLQAALTKDKQLALNTFVNEPLLTVSREEAEELFDEMLKNTKDYLPGWAI
- a CDS encoding glycosyl hydrolase 115 family protein → MEQSMIEGTSFLFSKETCFEYDGPKLESIECFLNVLTRDKNKVFRAETGEEQTTILFKLNEKNHDNLNEEQFSIQFSDDLTQMSVISADELGIIYAILHISEAYLGVDKFWFWNDCEPSPKANVKIRAVPYLSEVAKVRFRGWFINDEVLISTWKYQQSNTYVWEMAFEALIRCKGNMVIPGTDIQNPLYKDIARKMGLWITHHHAEPLGAHMFSRVYPDKNPSYSENGDLFKELWKDAIIQQQNDKVIWNIGFRGQGDRPFWADDPTFDTDEKRGALISKIMSDQYELIAQYQKDPICCVNLYGEITELYKKGLLELPPGVIKIWADSGYGKMVSRRQGNHNPRIPSIPEQNDLGPHGIYYHVTFYDLQASNHLTMLPNTTAFVNSELGEVFDSQMCEFLIVNCGNIRPHIYFLDFVSRMWNKGRVDSGAFLDEFATRYYPAYSDEMSRNINDYFDAIIQYGLADDERAGEQFYHFTIRNLAHQWIISHGKQSGKNLWWATGEIDIKEQFEWFKQKVESKLSEWDTLTKNVNQLVKEADCIVQKRINDQFLIQVLIHKNGCFALYYFSRAFEMFQEKEYREAYLLLHQAIEEIKETMNIMQEPMNEKWVGFYDNDCLTNVMLTLYTLETVQRNIRMYGDGPSFYNWEKEYLTNPEEKKVMLLTNKTKQLMDEVLGSKLLERS